Proteins from one Salinispora arenicola genomic window:
- a CDS encoding FtsK/SpoIIIE domain-containing protein — protein sequence MDAVAGPRTRANRAAALHRQAAAAALAATDVLDGIRPAPADHARQYELADRLRTAAGLLAPGWAGAAVETLTAGTPAGEGPPRFVRVGTAAPLDEARFPALVPLIGTGNLTIDTDAGDPRVAGLVRAVLLRLLAATPAGALLVRAVDGTGNTLVPFAALADAGLLPPPVTDVAGLRTVLAEAERWVAPVADSRRRHDRTLLLVIAALPELTGHTDLARLEALAEQGSAGGLHLLVAGWPVGRASLPRAASLAIRSAYALLDGPPGTSFGAPRSVAGAGTGSQDAEPGTGQVDPDAADRGTDAPGAGPPGGLNSPVFLEPDPPTDLVEGVCRRLAEQVEQGSRLGLAELLPAPTEPLWTASSVDGASTTVGDAGGRPVSLGFTELTPHWLVSGRSETGRLTFLATALLGLTARYGPEDLVLYLASLGDGESFAEFLQTERDRSWIPQVRAAAMAADREYVLDLLDLLATEVRRREEAGARAGGQRYRELRQHQELPRVVAVVDGLPRLLTGRDRIAAEATTLLGTVARAGRSYGVHLLLAGEGDLGLGTRTDRDAVLGQFPVRVALPGGGAVLASTNDSAAGLPVGSAVVNTAGGLGGPRGAIRGHERVIRFPDPLEHPDVVESLRRRLWDARPERATPPVVFAGYARPQLRNDPRYRSAVAGGATGPVALLGRAVDVIRSTVAVPLDSAPGRSLAVLGTGPAAAGLLVSAARSVAAHHPPGCARFVLVPCGDEAGPWAEALAADLATRHPVETVEWADLPAALDSAEPAYVIIFDVDGLDSGRLSPAWLATLLREGPPAGRHLLGRWRTVPSFTSLLEPEDELAKLAAVAVVDVPGTQLGALFGRPVDWRPRPDRALFWDGHSEQGVVLVPFATDGALT from the coding sequence GTGGACGCGGTGGCCGGTCCGAGGACGCGGGCGAACCGGGCCGCCGCCCTACACCGGCAGGCCGCCGCCGCCGCGCTCGCCGCCACCGACGTCCTCGACGGCATCCGCCCCGCTCCCGCCGACCACGCTCGCCAGTACGAGCTGGCCGACCGGCTACGGACCGCCGCCGGACTACTCGCACCCGGCTGGGCGGGCGCCGCGGTGGAGACCCTGACGGCGGGCACACCCGCCGGCGAGGGTCCACCCCGCTTCGTTCGGGTCGGCACCGCCGCTCCCCTCGACGAGGCCCGCTTCCCCGCGCTGGTTCCCCTGATCGGCACGGGAAACCTGACGATCGACACCGACGCCGGGGATCCCCGGGTAGCGGGCCTGGTCCGGGCCGTCCTGCTACGACTGCTGGCGGCCACACCCGCCGGCGCCCTGCTGGTACGCGCGGTCGACGGAACGGGCAACACGCTGGTCCCGTTCGCGGCGCTGGCCGATGCTGGTCTCCTACCGCCCCCGGTGACGGACGTGGCCGGCCTGCGGACGGTGCTGGCGGAGGCGGAACGGTGGGTGGCACCGGTCGCGGACAGCCGCCGCCGGCACGACCGGACCCTGCTCCTGGTCATCGCTGCGCTACCCGAACTCACCGGGCACACCGACCTGGCCCGCCTTGAGGCGCTCGCCGAGCAGGGCAGCGCCGGCGGCCTGCACCTTCTGGTGGCGGGTTGGCCGGTCGGCCGCGCCTCGCTGCCACGTGCCGCATCGCTGGCGATCCGCAGCGCGTACGCACTGCTCGATGGTCCTCCCGGCACGTCGTTCGGTGCGCCACGCTCCGTCGCGGGGGCCGGGACGGGCAGCCAGGACGCTGAGCCGGGCACCGGGCAGGTCGATCCGGATGCAGCCGACCGTGGAACCGACGCACCGGGGGCGGGCCCTCCGGGCGGGTTGAACTCGCCGGTCTTCCTCGAACCGGATCCTCCCACCGACCTCGTCGAGGGTGTCTGCCGCCGGCTCGCCGAGCAGGTGGAGCAGGGTTCGCGGCTGGGCTTGGCCGAGCTGCTTCCGGCACCGACCGAGCCGCTGTGGACGGCGAGTTCGGTGGACGGTGCGTCGACCACGGTGGGGGATGCCGGGGGACGGCCGGTGTCCCTGGGTTTCACCGAGCTGACGCCGCACTGGTTGGTGAGTGGTCGCTCCGAAACGGGCCGATTGACTTTCCTCGCCACCGCCCTACTCGGCCTGACCGCCCGGTACGGCCCCGAGGATCTCGTTCTCTATCTGGCCAGCCTCGGCGATGGGGAGTCCTTCGCGGAGTTCCTGCAGACCGAACGCGACCGGTCCTGGATCCCGCAGGTCCGCGCCGCCGCCATGGCCGCCGACCGGGAGTATGTGCTGGATTTGTTGGACCTTCTCGCCACCGAGGTCCGCCGCCGCGAGGAGGCCGGTGCCCGTGCCGGTGGGCAACGGTACCGGGAGCTGCGGCAACATCAGGAGCTTCCGCGGGTGGTCGCCGTGGTGGACGGTCTCCCGCGACTCCTCACCGGCCGGGACCGGATCGCCGCCGAGGCCACCACCCTGCTCGGCACCGTGGCCCGCGCCGGTCGGTCGTACGGGGTGCACCTGCTTCTGGCCGGGGAGGGTGACCTCGGCCTCGGGACGCGGACCGACCGGGACGCTGTGCTCGGGCAGTTCCCGGTGCGGGTGGCGCTTCCCGGCGGCGGCGCGGTGCTCGCCTCGACCAACGATTCGGCGGCCGGGCTGCCGGTGGGCAGCGCGGTCGTCAACACCGCGGGTGGTCTCGGGGGACCTCGCGGCGCCATCCGGGGGCATGAGCGGGTGATCCGCTTCCCCGATCCACTGGAGCACCCCGACGTGGTGGAGAGCCTGCGGCGCCGGCTTTGGGACGCCCGCCCGGAGCGGGCGACACCACCGGTCGTCTTCGCCGGTTACGCCCGGCCTCAGCTCCGCAACGATCCCCGGTACCGGTCTGCGGTGGCCGGTGGGGCAACGGGGCCGGTGGCTCTACTGGGCCGGGCGGTGGACGTGATCCGGTCAACGGTCGCGGTGCCGCTCGACTCCGCTCCGGGCCGGAGTCTGGCGGTGCTCGGTACCGGTCCCGCGGCGGCTGGCCTGCTGGTTTCCGCAGCCCGCAGCGTCGCCGCTCATCACCCACCGGGCTGCGCCCGCTTCGTGTTGGTGCCGTGCGGAGACGAAGCCGGGCCGTGGGCCGAGGCACTCGCCGCCGATCTGGCCACACGGCACCCGGTCGAAACGGTGGAATGGGCCGATCTGCCGGCCGCCCTCGACTCCGCCGAACCGGCCTATGTGATCATTTTCGACGTGGACGGGCTGGACTCCGGGCGGCTTTCACCGGCCTGGCTCGCCACTCTGCTTCGGGAGGGGCCGCCAGCCGGTCGTCACCTACTAGGCCGGTGGCGCACCGTGCCGTCCTTCACCTCCCTGCTCGAACCGGAGGACGAGCTGGCCAAGCTAGCCGCGGTCGCCGTCGTGGACGTGCCGGGCACACAGCTCGGGGCACTCTTCGGCCGCCCAGTGGACTGGCGTCCCCGACCGGACCGGGCGCTGTTCTGGGACGGCCACAGCGAGCAGGGTGTCGTGCTCGTTCCGTTCGCTACAGATGGGGCCCTGACGTGA